The genomic window AGGGTGTGTAGGCCTTGAACTCTCTCTTCCTCCTAGTGGCTATTACTGAGGCCTCAAAGTCGAAGTTCACTAACTCCTCCACCACGAACTTGCACTTGACGTCCTTGAGGAACTGGTACCTCTCCGGGTCTCCCTTTACGAAGTACTGCCCCTTCCCGTCGTATCCGCCCCTGGACTGCTTCAGCACGCCCACGTTGTTGAACTCGTCCTTTAAGACCTTAAGTGCCTCCTCCCCGTCCTGGGCCACCTTGAACCTAGGTACAGGGAACCCGTGGTCTCTAAGGAACTCCTTCTCCTTGTACCTCTCCCTCTTGAGCTCCACTGAGTTCAGCCTTGGGAGGAGCTTTCCGCTCTCCTGGGCGTACTCCAAGGCCTTCTCGTTGACGTGCTCGAACTCAAAGGTCACCACGTCGCACTGGTCAATGGCCTCCTTGTAGTTCTCCTCTGAGAAGCACTTATCTGCGACTCTGCATGCAGGCTCCTCTGGGTTGGCTATTACGTAAAAGGTAAGAGGTAATTTCCTGCCTTCTAGGATCATCATCCAGCCCAGCTGTCCTCCTCCCAAGATACACACTTTATAGTTTGGTAGAGAGGACTTCATTCTTCATCTCCTCCATGAACTTCTCCACCTTCTCCTGGAGCTCCTTGTACTTTATCCCGAGTATCCTTATTGCGAGGAGGGCAGCGTTCTTTGCCCCTCCAACTGCTACCGTAGCTACGGGCACTCCGTAGGGCATCTGCACTATGGAAAGGAGGGAGTCAAGACCGTTCAAGTTCCTTGAGGGTATTGGCACCCCTATCACTGGCAGTGAGGTCAGCGAGGCAGTCATCCCTGGGAGGTGCGCTGCTCCACCAGCCCCAGCTATGATCACTTCAATTCCCCTCTGCTTGGCGCTCTTGGCGTACTCCATCATGAACTCTGGCGTTCTGTGGGCTGAGACTACCTTGACCTCGTAGCTCACGCCGAACTTCTCTAGGACTTCTACAGCCTCCTTCATGTATTCCCAGTCACTCTTGCTCCCCATTATTACTCCTACTAGAGGCATACAAAGAGTTTACTAGATGGAACTATAAACTAAACCCGCCTTCTCTCTTATAAAGATTTCAGAGCAAGATATCTACCATGATTAGGGTATCCAGCGAGGAGGAACTCTTCAAGGAAATAAGGTCTGCTCACTTCGAGGGAAGGAAGATCTCAGTCATAGGCTTTGGCAACCACTCCCACAAGGACAAGGAGAACGCAATATCTACTCAAGGAATGGACCACTTTGAGGTGAAGGACGATCACGTAGTTGCCTTAGCTGGCGCCTCTGTGCCCAAGATAAGGGCGGAGGCGTCTGAGAAGGGGCTCCTGTTCCCAAGCCTTTACGACGGAAGCGTGGGCGGAATGTTGGCCTTCAACCAGGTTTCCCCCATCTCATTCCACTACGGTACTCCAAGGGACTTCACCGTATGGTGTAGGGCCATAACGTTCCTTGGGGGGATAAACTGGAAGGTCTTCATAGGCTCCAAGGGTAAGCTCGGGGCCATATCGAAGGCCGTGATGAGACTATATCAGAAGCCGAGGAGGATAGTCACGCTGGAGAAGAGCTATCCCGACGCAAGGGACCTGCTGGAGGACTTCAAGAAAGGGATCGAGGACAGACCTATAGCTGTCCTAGTTGAGTACGACAAGGAATTCAAGCTTCACATGACATACTCCAACGACGTGGAGTACCCAGGGTTCAGCAAGGACGACGGAGTGCCGGTAGTGGAGGAGGGGGACAAGAACAGCTACATAGTGAGAACAGAGGGATTGAAGGAGTTCGTTGAGCTGGTGGAGAAGACATCCCCAATTTACGCTTACACCGTCCCCGGGACTGGGATGTCCAAGGTCTACGTAGCGGACGAGGAGGCCTTGAAGGGCTTTGAGTACTACCCCTCAGACGGCGTGAGCGAAGTCTACTTGAAGCTAAAGAAGTTGTTAGACTATAAGGCGATCTTCGAGTGAAGTGATCTAGGTAGTAGTCATGGATTTCCCAGCTCTATCTTTGGAGTGCGAAATGCTGGGGCCTTACGGTTAGGCTAAAGGAAAATCGAGGTTTGTAGGTCTTTGCTACGCGGTGCGTAATTAAAAGGGGGCTAAACGTTAATTTCCTTAGCCGACTAAATAGATGGCATGGCCAGGCACTTTGTTATAGACTGCGACACGGCTGAGGACGATATAATGAGCCTCTATATGTTACTTAGGAACGGGGTTGAGGTAGAAGGCGTCACGATAGTAGAGGGAAACATAGCCTATGAGCAGGAAGTGGACAACGCGCTGTGGGCCCTCGAGTTCATATCTGGGAAGGTAAATAAGGACATAAGGGTTTACCCTGGGAGCGACAGGCCCTTGGTCAAAAGCTTCAAAACAGTGGAGAACGTTCATGGGAAGGGAGGTATTGGCGACGAGGTCGTGAGGCCAAAGAAGTTGAGGCCAGAGCCAAAGAGGGCACCTCAAGCAATCCTTGAGCTAGCAGACAGGTACGCTGGGGAGCTCGAGTTTCTCGCTATATCCCCCCTGACCAACTTGGCGCTTGCTTACCTCATGGACAAGTCCATAGTTGAAAAGGTAAAGAAGGTCTGGGTCATGGGAGGCACCATATACGGAAGGGGAAACATCACTCCTGTTGCAGAGTTCAACATTTGGGTCGACCCAGACGCGGCTAAGCTAGTGTTCAATGCGGGGTTCGATATAACCATGGTAGCATGGGACTTAATAACTAACTACGTAGTGGAGGAGGACGAGTGGGAGAGGATAAAGGCAATGGACACTGAAATGGCCAAATTCTACGTGAGGATCTACAAGCACTACAGGGAGTTCGCCATGAAGCACCAGAAAATGAGGGGGAACCCACACCCAGACTTGATTACCACCGCAGTAGCCCTAAACAGGAAAGTGATCAAAAGATCAGAAAGACAATACGTGGATGTGGAGAACTGCGACTGCTTAACGAGGGGGATGACGGTGATAGACTACTTAGACCTTTGGGGAAAGGAGCCAAAGGCTGAGGTCGTCTACGAGATAGAGAAGGATAAGTTCATGGACATGCTCTTCCATCTCCTCTCATGGTTCTAGCACTCGAACCTGCTGCATATAGTGAACTCCATGTCGGCCAGCAGCTTTTTCAGGAAGACGTAGTGCTTATACAGTTCCTCAACGCCCTTGTCAGTTATTCCGAAGATGACGTCATTCCCTATGAAGGCCTTTTTCTCTATATATCCGTTATATTCAAGCCTCCTCAAGCTCTTTGCCAACTTCCTCCTTGGCAATCCCGTGTATTCCATCATTTCCTTGAAGCTGAGCTCGCCCTCAGCCAAGTTGGTTAGCATCACCAATTGCGTTATGTTCATGTCTCCCATATTTATACCGACTGCAAGTTAAAAAAGAGTTAGAAGGGATCTTTATCTATCAAACGTTAATAATCTCCTCTACGCTATTAATAGCCCCTTTTTGCTTCCGTGCGTCATTCCTAAAACCTCACTATTCAAGGTAATGTTTTTTAATATTGCTTAAACAAATTTTATATGATTATTATGGTCGAGGTTCAGTCTGAGGCCGAGACGAAGCAGTTGGAAGAGAAAGTAGACTATAACATGAGGTATTACAAGTACTTGTTTAACTATAGCAAGGAACAACCAGACAAGTTCTGGGGAGACATTGCAAAGCAACTCATCGACTGGTTTGAGCCATGGAAGGTAACGATGAAGCAGGAAGACCCAATGACAAGGTGGTTCATAGGCGGAAAGCTTAACGCCTCGTATAACGCCGTGGACAGGCACTTGAACTCCTCAAGGAAGTTCAAGGCGGCTATTGTTTGGGAGAGCGAGAGGGGAGAGAGGAAAATAGTAACCTACCAAGACCTCTACTACGAGGTGAACAGATGGGCGAACGCGCTGAGACAGCTAGGAGTCCAGAAGGGGGACAGGGTAACCATCTACATGCCCTTAACTCCAGAGGGGGTTATCGCCAAGCTCGCATGCGCTAGGTTAGGGGCAATTCACAGCGTGGTGTTTGCAGGTTTTGGTTCCCAAGCCTTGGCGAGCAGGATAGAGGACGCTCAGTCCAAGGTGGTCATAACTGCTGACGCTTACCCAAGGAGAGGGAAGGTAGTTGAG from Candidatus Aramenus sp. CH1 includes these protein-coding regions:
- a CDS encoding 5-(carboxyamino)imidazole ribonucleotide synthase, producing the protein MKSSLPNYKVCILGGGQLGWMMILEGRKLPLTFYVIANPEEPACRVADKCFSEENYKEAIDQCDVVTFEFEHVNEKALEYAQESGKLLPRLNSVELKRERYKEKEFLRDHGFPVPRFKVAQDGEEALKVLKDEFNNVGVLKQSRGGYDGKGQYFVKGDPERYQFLKDVKCKFVVEELVNFDFEASVIATRRKREFKAYTPSFNYNEKGILVYNYGPYYNEEMVKIAERLTRELDYVGTIGIEFFVVKNRVLINEIAPRVHNTGHYTLDGAFTSQFEQHLRAILGIELGETTVLKPFGMVNILGKPSFPLEVLKLGKVYWYGKEEARKRRKMGHVNVVGEDLEEVKQKIDKIMQLIYPEGLDL
- the purE gene encoding 5-(carboxyamino)imidazole ribonucleotide mutase, producing the protein MPLVGVIMGSKSDWEYMKEAVEVLEKFGVSYEVKVVSAHRTPEFMMEYAKSAKQRGIEVIIAGAGGAAHLPGMTASLTSLPVIGVPIPSRNLNGLDSLLSIVQMPYGVPVATVAVGGAKNAALLAIRILGIKYKELQEKVEKFMEEMKNEVLSTKL
- a CDS encoding FAD-binding protein, which produces MIRVSSEEELFKEIRSAHFEGRKISVIGFGNHSHKDKENAISTQGMDHFEVKDDHVVALAGASVPKIRAEASEKGLLFPSLYDGSVGGMLAFNQVSPISFHYGTPRDFTVWCRAITFLGGINWKVFIGSKGKLGAISKAVMRLYQKPRRIVTLEKSYPDARDLLEDFKKGIEDRPIAVLVEYDKEFKLHMTYSNDVEYPGFSKDDGVPVVEEGDKNSYIVRTEGLKEFVELVEKTSPIYAYTVPGTGMSKVYVADEEALKGFEYYPSDGVSEVYLKLKKLLDYKAIFE
- a CDS encoding nucleoside hydrolase, which gives rise to MARHFVIDCDTAEDDIMSLYMLLRNGVEVEGVTIVEGNIAYEQEVDNALWALEFISGKVNKDIRVYPGSDRPLVKSFKTVENVHGKGGIGDEVVRPKKLRPEPKRAPQAILELADRYAGELEFLAISPLTNLALAYLMDKSIVEKVKKVWVMGGTIYGRGNITPVAEFNIWVDPDAAKLVFNAGFDITMVAWDLITNYVVEEDEWERIKAMDTEMAKFYVRIYKHYREFAMKHQKMRGNPHPDLITTAVALNRKVIKRSERQYVDVENCDCLTRGMTVIDYLDLWGKEPKAEVVYEIEKDKFMDMLFHLLSWF
- a CDS encoding winged helix-turn-helix domain-containing protein codes for the protein MNITQLVMLTNLAEGELSFKEMMEYTGLPRRKLAKSLRRLEYNGYIEKKAFIGNDVIFGITDKGVEELYKHYVFLKKLLADMEFTICSRFEC